In the Sorghum bicolor cultivar BTx623 chromosome 4, Sorghum_bicolor_NCBIv3, whole genome shotgun sequence genome, CTGTACTGCCGGACGCCGCGGATGGCGCTTGGGCCTCGCTGATCCCAACCGAACCACAGCTAATATGCGGATTAGAATGTGGATTAGCGTGGGTTTTGATGCACTTTTCCttctggtggtggtggatggggTAGTTGTGGTGGCAGGCCGTCGTCACGGGGCCGTCTTCACTGCTCTGCCCTCCGTCAGGTAATGTATGGTGTACAAGTAGTTGGACTGTCCGTGTATGGCGCGGAATTGTCAGCGTTTGTCTTGTGACACAACCATACGGCCAGAGTGATCCGATTTTAGGCCGTGTTTACCtgatactatagcactttcagttgtttatggtaattattatttaactatgaactaactaggcttaaatgattcgtcttgtaaatttcgaccaaactatataattagtttttatttttatctatatttaatacttcatgcatacgtctaaatattcaatgtgatgaaaaattttgaagaattttgaattttaaggTGGAAGTAAACGAGGCCTTATGCAGTGCACATCGTGTGTGCCCATTGGCTGTGTGTGCCAGCACACACACAGATTCGAGTCCTTTTATTAGGCTTtgcttagttcaccccgaaaacaaaaactttttaagatttatagttacatcgaatcttacgagacatgtatgaagcattaaatagacaaaaataaaactaattgcatagtttacctataaattacgagatgaatcttttaagtctagttagtctatgattggataatatttgttaaataaaaacaaaaatactacagtaccgaaatctaaaatattttcagaactaaataaggccttagactatctccaacaacccATATCTAAACATGAGACCCATTTCACAATTTGGATCACCCACAACAAAGAGGACATAGACCCAAATCTAAACTTCTCCATCACCCAACCCAAAACTCAGCCAAAAACCGCATCCGCGCGAGGCGGGGGCTTACAGGGGAGGAGCGGTCGTGCCCACAGCCGCCAGCTCGAAGGAGAAGTCGCCACCACCGTGGGAGAGAAGTAGCTCGCAGTGACCTAGCCAAGGCTGTCGACAAGGAGCAAGGTGATGACGTCGAGCCCCATGGTGAGGAACGAGGTCAATAGGGAGTGGTCTCGTCCAGAAGGCCCGAGGAGGTCCGACACATCACGAGCGACCGTGACAGCGCCGCGGACGACAACGGGTCAGGTCTGCGTGGGGCGCGGGACGGCGCCACCACCCCTGTAGCCGCCGCGCCTGCCATGCCCCCCGTCGGCGACTGTCGGCCCGTGCTCGGCGAGTGCGGCGTCGTGGCGCCCGAGCCCCATCGTGGGCGCTCCAGCCTGCCGACGCCTGGCCCTCATTCTCCACTCCCCCTGCGTCAAGAGATTTGTGCCGTCCCTTGGGAGGACGCTTATTTAGTTATttgcctctcctctctcctTCTACCTAAAATGGGGATTTTGATTGCCTACTTTCTCGGAGGGGAAATTTTTACTTTGCAGCATGCATTTGGGGTTTGGATAGACTTGTGCATAGATTGTTGGAGACAGTCGCAACCGTTATTATGGGTCGGGCTCTAAACCTTCCAGCTGGAACTCTCTAGAACATCAGGTTGCCAGGGCAGATAAGCACGGAGAGCCATGTCAATGTTATTTGTTCAGTAGAGTAGACGGGATTAGTCATGAGACCATGTGAAATCGCCTGTTTTAAGCACACGCAGGCCACTTTTCAGACTTCGGATAAAAGAAGAAGCGAAGCATCTTGTTACCTCCCCCCAGCACGTTGTTCTTTTTCCCCCACATGCTCGTTATCGAGTTTGAGAAACTTTTGGTCGATTTCGTTCGTTCTTTTTTCGTGGGTGCGCGAGCGTCGATGATGCCTTTTACACACAACTGGCGGGGCACATTTCGGCGGAGCAGCATCACGGCCGCCCTGGCCGAAAACCGGCTTGTCGGCAGCGAATCCGCGCGTCCATTGCCATCACGTTTGGGAATTCGTGATTCCTGCGCTACTCGGTCCCGGTCGCAGAAAGCCGCTCGTTTGGATGAACCCGTGGCAGCGGCACAACGCCACAAGCGAGGCAGGCAGCAAAACTCTTTGACATGATAATAGTATCGGACGCAGAATGTAGGCGTGTAGCCGCCAGATAAACAGAGCACAAAATCACTCTTtgagatgataatagtaaatacGAAGTACTGGCAAAAAAGAGAAGTATTTTCTACCATTAAATTGTACCTGCAAATTCTAAAGGCACGGCGGCCTTGATTAGAGGAAAGTACCGCACCAGAGAGCAGTTAGGCTTTTTGCGTTGCTTGGAGTAGGGATTGTCCCTGTAAAATAAGGAAAGATTCCATGCTTTGAATTAGAGGAGATGACGTGGAAGCAAATAATTGAAGTGGGGGCAGCAAAGTGGCATCTCTGCCCCGCTTGATATGTTGTTTTTcctttcaggccttgtttagttccgaaaagatttcggatttcggtactgtagcactttcgtttgtttatgataaatattatccaatcatagactaactaggctcaaaagatttatcttgtgatttacagataaactgtgtaattaatttttattttcatttatatctaatgcttcatgcatatgctccaagattcgatgtgacggggaatcttgaaaagtttttggatttcgggatgaactaaacaaggcctcactttACTTTTGGCCAGCTCCTGCGCTCTGTCAAGTTGCATTGGCCAGCCCATGCCCATCCATTTAGAGCAGAAAATGATTAATACTCCAAAAGGCAGCTTTTGATGTTAATGGCGTAGTACATTGACTTTGAGTTCAATCTAACCTTGCCCCTATATATACGCACATGTGTTTAGTCATCCGTGATAGTAGCTTCTAGGCTCACCTCATCCACATGTACGAAAACGCTGCGGATAGCAAGACTGTTTCAGGTAGGAGCTGCTGCTGTCGATGGTTTTTCAAGAGACCCTGCAGGAGATCCACACGCAATAACTGGCCGGGATTAGATATGAAGCAACAGTGCTCTGCACCGATCGCCGAACAGTTCCTGGAGCTGGCGACCAGAACAGCTGAATACCTGAAACAACTTGACCAAAAGATATGTGTGTTGATATTCATCCCACTAAAACTGTGGGGTTTGGTCGCTCCTCGCTCGCAAACAAGGGCAGATGGTCCTTTCCAAAACCAAAGCTCCAAGGTGGCTGCACCTGCTAGCACTGTTCCGGTGTGTTCCCGTTGCTTGCTCCGCTCCGGGGCAAAAGCCTCCGCCGCGCCTCGTTTAGTTGAGAATATCGCCTGGTGTTTCCAAAGTGCCGTCGCTCTCCGCGCACACCGCCGGACAGCGACGTGGCGGGCGGCCTGGCCCCTAGCTCTCTCCGTGCTCTCGCTCTCGCGCGGGTCGCAGAACGAACGAGCAGCCAATCGAGTGCCGGAATTTAGCAAGCGCAATCAGTGATCGGTTGCATTGGGCGCTCGCGCGGTCGCCCCACCCAATCACCGCCGGACAGCGCGCTTGCTAGCTCGTTTCGTTAGGTTCGTCGGCTTTGACCGACCGGGCCGGACGGCCGGCCCCGGGCTCCGCTGTCAGCGCACCGATCGaaccgatgatgatgatgatgagtgaCTAGTGAGCCCGGCTGACTCTGGCTGGGGAATAATCGCTTCCACACGTGACTGAGGTGACTCGTCGTTGCGTTGCGTTGCGCTGAACAGTAAAAGGCAGGGCACGACACGAGAAGTTGTGCTCGACGTCTTTATATGGCGACGAGGAGCTAGCTAGCGGCAGACGTCCGGCCGCGCCCGGTAGCCGGTCGCGTCCATATCCGACCGAGCCCGGAGCGATGCGGCCGTTTTCAACGTTCCTGTCTATGCACACCAGCAGCAACTCGGCGTGTAGCCTGAAGATGCCCACGGCGGGTAACGAACTAAAACGTGCTAGTAGCTTCCTGTTCCTGCCGCCGGTCATCGTCGTGCGAGGGAATACAAGCAGGAAACGAGGAATAATCCGCACGGTCGGTGGCACTGGAGTGGGCTGGTCTCGCACGCTACTGAGAAGTTTGTGGCGTGAGGGATCAGTTTGTGAGGAGGATAATAATTAGGAGCTGGAGACTCCCTCTCGCCTAACACTCATCTTCTCTTCATGTACCACACTACCACGCCGGAAAAAGTATATCCAATAATTCGGCTCAATAACAGGAGAAAAGAACTCAATAACTCGCCCGGCTAATGTTGTTGTTGTCTCTCGACGCCCGCGAAGGGTGGGTCGCCTTTTTCCACTTTGAGCAGATTTGAGATCGCCGAGCAGAAAAGCTGGCCGCGCGCGCCTGTTTGCTGCCGTCGCTGTCCTACCCTGTCGCCGTTCTTTGTCGTCAGCGTACTACAGTACTTTCGAGCTAGAACTAAGCCTTCtcaaaaaaaattttaagattcctcatgacatcgaatctttggtcgcatacatagagcattaaatatagacgaaaacaaaaactaattacacagtttacctgtaatttatgagatgaatcttttgagtctagttactctgcgattggacaatgtttgtcaaataaaaacgaaattgctaccgtagccaaaaatcaaaaaaaaatgccaactaaacaaggccttacatcaCCTGCGGCAAAGCATGCATGGGGCGCGGCCACATGTGACGACGAGCTCGGGCGCTTGCGTTGCGCGCTGCAGCGCGCCAAGCGTTGGACACGTCACGTTTGGGACTGTTGGAGATCTCGCAGTTGCACGGAGCACAAGCGAAGGCAGCCGCAGCAACAGTGAAGTGTGCAGTAGGATTGCAGGAAAGGGAAAGGTGATGTAGCAGAGGACAAGCGTGCATTGGCGACCGCAGAATCTCAGGACGATTCGCTGCGAAAGCGAGCGCAGGGCAAAGAGGACGACGGTCGACGGCTACCTGTTCCGCCGGCGCGTTGGTTAGTTGTCCAACAGCTGCCCAACAGCCCAAAGGCATGTATTGAGCGATGTGATAGCTAGGACTAGGAAGGCCTAAGTTGGGCTGGATCTCGTCCCGGGCCTCGGTCAGGCCCTTCAAGATCCTGGATCAGGCCTTGTTGAAACTTGAGCTAGTCCATATCTGCAATCGTCCAAACGATCCACATTCATCATGCCCATGTAATGTGCGCAGCGCATTCATCtctcttcccccccccccccaccccaccaATTTCCTTCTCTGATTTAAAAAACATCAGAATCCGATcaaaaaggaagaaaaaaacATCGGAATATGATGCTATACAGGCCATAATAAGCACATCAGGAGCATGCAAGTCAATGTCCGGTAAGGTAAAATGTTCTCTGATGAAATGTGTTTACCTCGTCAAATCAAGATCAGTTCCACTACATACATAGAGACCGTGCTGCAGTAACTCTGCACAAATCGGAATAGTGACATGACCAGTAATTCCTAACCTTAGGTGGAAACATTCAACCAGCAATCTTAATGGCCGGCACAAAAGGTGGAACACATTCAACCAGCAGTCCTAATTGCAGGCACAAAAAGGGAGAGAAAGATGCGGAGACGAGCAGAAAAGACACAGGAGCAAGTTAGTTTTCTGGCGATGGTAGTGGTGGGTGCTGGTACTATGCACGCTAGTCGCTAGCGTTACATGGCAGTACAACGCTACAACCAGGCCATGTGTTTGATCGACCCATCCGCTCTCCCTCAGCTGGACAACGAGTCCTATGACCTAACACAACCGCTGCGGCCGGTACAACAAGGGCGACTGGCCGGGGGACATTAGAGGAGTACCGTGTCTGCGTGACCGAACGCGTGATTTGGAAGAACGTAACCGATCAGGTCACAAGGCACCAACTCCGCCAGTTGTCACGCTCCTGTCTGTTGCTGGATCGCCACCAACACAACAAAATACCGAATCCCGTGATTAATCATTCACAATGCTCAAAATCTTGTTAGACCGACACATAATCCTACTGCTAATCTCCATTCTCCATCTCCATCAGCATCTCGTCTCTATTCTATTCTATTCAAACAGCGAAGGCTATGACCTGAATTCATGACATAAAGTTCACGCAATGATACGAAGTTTGATTTCAAGGCTTATTAGGTTACGGCTACGTTagataataatattaattaaTGATTTGGTTGTATAGTATTGGAGTAGTAATATCGTATACTAAATAATAACCATTTTACTACCTGCCACTGCCAGCCAAGGAATCAAAGAATCATAACGCATTAATCCAATAGTCCATACTAGTCCCTACACCTAGCTTTACAACCTGCATATGGATGGGCCAAAAAATAAAAACGAATCGAACTACTACAATACCGGATCAACCGATCATCATCTCTAACCATTGTGCCAATAGCTTTCGCAACAGACCCTGGtccttttgttgttgttgtaaaACCTCAGCTGCTTGACACGTCAGCCGGCGGTACCCTGGCACCGGCGCCGGCCTTGCGTCCCCGGCGGCGGCCTCGGGCGCGGGGCCTCATGACGACGGTCTTGGATTCCCCCCAGGCGGAGAAGGACTCCCTCTCCTCGTCCGAGTTGTCGCACTCCGGGAACGGCCCGTCCGCGTACCGCACGGCGTCGTAGCACACCGTGTACGTCATCTGCCGCGCCCTGAAGGCGCGCATGGCCGCGCGCTTCTGCGGCGTCATGACGGCGTAGTCGGCCGTCATGAGGCCGAGGAGGTCGGCCTGGCGGGCGCCGTGGCGGTGCGCGACGCGGAGCACCGGGTCGGCGCGGAAGCCGACGACGGCCAGCTCGGAGAAGTCGGACGCGAACGGCGCGTACTTGTAGTTGACCTTGTACTTGCCCCCGTCCGTGGCCCACGCGGAGCCGTCCCAGATGGTGGCGTACACCGCCATCGGCTTCGCCGGGAAGTCGCCGCCCATGTCCGGGTGCCGGATCACCTCCCGGATCGGCGTGTCGTCGATGTAGAAGCTGCATCGATCATGAATTGAACACCCAGTAAATAATCACTGATCAATGTAGTGAATAGAGAGTTTACTGGTGATTGTGATGCGTACATTATGTGAGTGGGAGCCCATAGGATGGAGTAGCTGTGGGCCTCGAGGGTGGGGTCGAAGGGGAGGAGGTAGCGTTCCTCCCGGCCATGGCTGGTGCTGCCGTTGCCGTAGACGTTGGTCTGCACGCGCCACTGCCCGCCCCACCGGCTGCCAAGGAACTCGAAGTCCAGCTCGTCGTGCGTCTTCTCGTACACGTCCCCATTAGACAGCTGCAGCATCATATCGAAAGGATTGCACAAGCATTATACACTGATGATGTCCATGAGTACAGTCGTAAAGAAGTCGGCAATTCAAAACATCATCGTGTGTTAGTTGGAATCTCTGAAGGTTGCAACCTCGAACAACCACAGAACAGTTGGATATTTTATTCCATCAACCACTGGAACATCATTCACTGCAATCACTGGTGTGGTGTGTAAACAGTAGCAGTAAAACTTTACCAAACAAGGAGGACTATGGATTCAGTAGCATTAACTATTTTTTTTTGGTGCGCCTAATAATCAATCATCAGGGGGGCGTGAATGACTGAAGAGGGAACATTTATTCCCGGGGCCAGCCGGCGCAGCCTTTCTGGGCTGCAAAGTCCAAGCAGCCCATGTGGGACGCCCTGTAGCGTCCTCTGCGGCGCAGGACATGGGCGCAGCAACCGGCCGCAACTCGCTACGGCTCGCCGGCGGTTGCTGCCGAGTCCGTGCTGACACGCCATGTGACCAAGCAAACGGTTCGAAAGCGCGGCGGCGGGGATACATACGCTACGATAGTACAGTAAAAAAGGCCCCTTTGGGCAGGAATGTTCCGGCATGGAATCGAATCCAAAAAAAATGTTGCAGCAACGATTGATTGAGAAGGAACACTCACGTAGAAGGCGACGACGACGCCGGCCGTGTAGTCCTTGGGCAGCTTGATGGACGCGCTGAAGAAGCCGTGGAGGTAGTAGTCCGAAGAGATGAACCCGGAA is a window encoding:
- the LOC8073179 gene encoding probable xyloglucan endotransglucosylase/hydrolase protein 30; protein product: MAAKARVSLTVLLAAATLACLCAVAASASAFDVPSVAFEERFSPLFGDGNVVRSSDDRSVRLLLDRRSGSGFISSDYYLHGFFSASIKLPKDYTAGVVVAFYLSNGDVYEKTHDELDFEFLGSRWGGQWRVQTNVYGNGSTSHGREERYLLPFDPTLEAHSYSILWAPTHIIFYIDDTPIREVIRHPDMGGDFPAKPMAVYATIWDGSAWATDGGKYKVNYKYAPFASDFSELAVVGFRADPVLRVAHRHGARQADLLGLMTADYAVMTPQKRAAMRAFRARQMTYTVCYDAVRYADGPFPECDNSDEERESFSAWGESKTVVMRPRARGRRRGRKAGAGARVPPADVSSS